One window of candidate division KSB1 bacterium genomic DNA carries:
- a CDS encoding undecaprenyl/decaprenyl-phosphate alpha-N-acetylglucosaminyl 1-phosphate transferase — protein sequence MGWTKYILLGLAALTSAGTVMVLVPPIRKIALRRGLVDIPGGRKAHPHPVPLLGGLAIWAAILTTIGLGYLVLSFLGHFPRWVRYFPSYFTWLDRLPLVGSKLGGLLLGATLCFVLGLADDLRKGWLDYRSKFPFQFAIAGLAVAAGIQTQFMPGRILDGVVSVLWIVGIANAFNLLDNMDGLAAGVAAIASGALAILTASQSQDYMAFLLAVLAGASAGFLRYNFHPARIFMGDAGSLTLGFLLGSATILASYIDVRSPTFAPVVIPVLILSVPIFDCLSVLYIRWREHRPLFVGDRRHFSHRLVDFGLSEKNAVLFLYLVEASVAMGALLLPRLSWAGCLIAFLQTVALYALLTILMVSPQRRRNEVSEVASPPNPMGRDGCAH from the coding sequence GTGGGGTGGACTAAGTACATTCTGCTTGGCCTTGCCGCGTTGACCAGCGCCGGAACAGTGATGGTGCTGGTCCCGCCGATCCGCAAAATCGCTCTTCGCCGCGGCCTGGTCGACATCCCCGGGGGCAGAAAAGCTCACCCGCATCCCGTTCCTCTGCTGGGGGGACTCGCCATCTGGGCAGCCATCCTAACCACCATTGGTTTAGGTTATCTGGTACTCTCCTTTTTGGGTCATTTCCCTCGATGGGTCCGCTACTTCCCATCGTACTTTACGTGGTTGGATCGGCTCCCCCTGGTCGGATCAAAGTTGGGCGGGTTGCTGCTCGGCGCTACCCTGTGCTTCGTCCTCGGATTAGCCGACGACCTGCGCAAGGGATGGCTCGACTATCGCTCCAAGTTCCCGTTTCAGTTCGCCATTGCCGGACTGGCCGTCGCGGCGGGCATTCAAACCCAGTTCATGCCAGGCAGGATTCTGGACGGCGTGGTCAGCGTCCTCTGGATCGTCGGCATCGCCAATGCCTTCAATCTGCTGGACAACATGGACGGCCTGGCGGCCGGGGTGGCAGCCATTGCTTCCGGAGCTCTGGCGATCCTCACGGCCTCTCAAAGTCAGGACTACATGGCCTTTCTTCTGGCCGTACTTGCCGGGGCCAGCGCAGGGTTCTTGCGCTACAACTTCCACCCTGCGCGGATCTTCATGGGCGATGCGGGAAGTCTGACTCTGGGCTTCCTCCTCGGGTCAGCCACCATTCTGGCATCGTATATCGATGTTCGGAGTCCGACGTTTGCGCCCGTGGTTATCCCCGTACTGATCCTGAGTGTACCCATCTTCGATTGCCTCTCGGTGCTTTACATTCGATGGCGGGAACACCGGCCTCTGTTCGTAGGCGATCGCCGCCACTTCTCGCACCGGCTGGTGGACTTTGGGCTCAGTGAAAAGAACGCGGTGCTTTTCCTTTACCTGGTGGAGGCGAGCGTCGCCATGGGAGCCCTCCTGCTCCCAAGGCTGAGCTGGGCCGGCTGCTTGATTGCCTTTCTTCAGACGGTGGCCCTCTACGCACTCCTAACCATTCTTATGGTCAGCCCGCAGAGGCGCCGGAACGAGGTCAGCGAAGTCGCTTCACCGCCAAACCCAATGGGGAGGGACGGATGCGCGCATTGA
- a CDS encoding C25 family cysteine peptidase, with translation MLRGCRLGRLTLPLVRPGPGGHILQLRKGRISVNVHGGRTRGVFRDSSLVDPVRKLVLNPDWVDPVPPDLPSPPGQPGLVRLELRDSGMVRVLGSELEAAGVELRNIDASRLRLNHRGQSLPLLASGLEDGSFDPVDTLAFYAPALHGDTCFFYPYADTNVFWLDWRGQDAVRSYLIQRAHFDPLAPVDSVFLDHLHLEREAIYHDGDDELSIKLTDPVPGEGWIWRRLFPGDEHRIEFELRDLHAVGSAELRVKVRGIGPAHATARLRAELNGRALPEVEFPNREDRVLRLGFPAAVLQEGPNLLRLINSTSAVSELSPWNLDWVEISYPRRLVLRENEGLDVWLPPSPTPRSWSVRLPGARPPSFLLVDRGIRLTELRVDSSHVDSLLVLSAGFEDGDRCLISVAGQPIVERGSRGVNVVALDDRTGRILSVRTFDTHRDTAQANALANFLLALPEGAIVLVAIRDEGSTSLTERARQALEMFGSTLIRRVGFRDAWAMIGRKGSTPGTVPETWVPRGGGSALLQTRLSFPAGGAPRLLWTDTLALPKHLVIAGLEHARAPHRIARDEAGHLLDPPSGAECVIITPGAFRPAAERLRQRRPLPTAIVDVQDIYDEFSYGLKSPQAIRDFLGYAFWNWPSPRPHLVLLLGDASWDPKRISEGAVFRDLVPSFGNPVSDSRLVCLDGPGDVVPDLPIGRIPANTLQEAEAVIDKLLEYENQRPGRWVKRALFIAGGVDAFEQELFARQSKSVASNFFEPPPAAMEWGLIQKTTAGYVDGERREDILRGIDRGVLWVNFIGHAGSYTWDLMFHNRDVDALHNAPYYPFVTSMTCHTARFASPYQQCLGERFLVTPRRGAIAFFGTSGWGFAYQDEILLRQLASVVLRDTVRTVGEAVWLAKLRYWASTSNRAVDQVVLDQYTLLGDPALRLALPEEPDLAIAPEDLRILPAEPVATDTVARVQLVVWNYGLALSETCDVQIGFRGGTGIEMAPVRLPIFALGRVDSLSCSCRLPRTPGIYLLTATLDPEQKTRDARRDNNTAAIQVRVSAPGPEILWPRPWGELPADQPLKIYVKPPPSTGGVILLHAEIDSTPTFQSVLREARPLGPDSESLAIFDFGRVRAGLYYCRVRAYVGAEPTGEAVFPFRTVEGLEGAGWAQQGIELGSTEGSGFRASEEGIRLASRHSKVRLESAGIDDGDFARAEIEGLPPMDGRPGINVVLMGPTGKIQVAAFNPEASPAAADSLAALLEAIPAGHYVAMAIRRNGSTGLTERLLRAMESLGSRYGRNLGYGDSWAFLARAGSPWTREVWKRRGEGTATLVDSLLIFAEKAEVVGPWLGPSDRWQELRASVAGEAGKVYLALMGRPSPTSPETTLVSVELQAPTPDFRLPLGAIDVRYLRPVVTITWPDTGCSLARWGVRFSQPGELVSTPLEVKPDVPFVGSRIDFSAFVRNLGPGSTAACSVAWQWQDATGEWHRADLPGRVPALSPGGVYELRWQWQARLEPGAYKIRLLLDPEDQVAELSEWNNLTIHHLTLRPDSAGPRIAILADGRPLVDGDYVPAETRLEIHVEDIGPYSAEDSSRLRVALDGVELRELVGGQLTVGPSPDGELVASFPLRLEPGSHLLEVKAWDVSGNCSDLAISLRVATELIVDRVMNYPNPFANQTLFTYFLSTPADRVTIRVFTLAGREVWSTDAAPALAGFNAVSWDGCDADGAPLANGVYLYLVEAQAGSESARVLSKLAILR, from the coding sequence GTGTTGCGGGGATGCCGCCTGGGCCGACTCACTCTGCCCCTTGTCCGGCCGGGTCCGGGGGGACACATCCTCCAGCTGCGGAAAGGTAGAATCTCCGTCAATGTCCACGGCGGAAGGACGAGGGGCGTCTTTCGAGATTCCTCGCTCGTGGACCCCGTGCGCAAGCTCGTGCTGAATCCAGACTGGGTCGATCCGGTACCTCCGGACCTTCCCAGTCCACCTGGGCAACCGGGACTGGTGCGCCTTGAGCTTCGCGATTCGGGGATGGTGCGCGTCCTGGGCTCCGAGCTGGAGGCCGCCGGCGTGGAGCTGAGGAACATCGACGCCAGCCGTCTCCGCCTGAATCACCGCGGTCAGTCCTTACCTTTGCTTGCCTCGGGCCTTGAGGACGGAAGCTTCGACCCAGTCGACACCCTCGCCTTCTACGCCCCTGCCCTGCACGGAGATACCTGCTTCTTCTACCCGTACGCGGACACCAATGTCTTCTGGCTCGACTGGCGAGGGCAAGATGCAGTCCGGTCCTACCTGATCCAGCGGGCCCACTTCGACCCACTTGCTCCTGTCGACTCCGTCTTCTTGGACCACCTTCACCTCGAGAGGGAAGCCATCTATCACGACGGCGATGACGAGCTGAGCATCAAACTCACCGACCCGGTACCCGGCGAAGGCTGGATCTGGAGGCGGCTGTTCCCCGGCGACGAGCATAGGATTGAGTTCGAACTCCGTGACCTCCATGCTGTGGGATCGGCCGAGCTTCGTGTGAAGGTGCGGGGCATCGGTCCCGCGCACGCCACTGCCAGGCTGCGGGCTGAACTCAACGGCCGAGCGCTGCCTGAGGTCGAGTTTCCGAACCGAGAAGACCGAGTCCTCCGCCTCGGCTTTCCTGCGGCCGTCCTCCAGGAGGGTCCCAATCTCCTGCGACTGATCAACTCGACCTCTGCGGTCTCGGAGCTCAGCCCGTGGAATCTGGATTGGGTCGAAATCTCCTATCCGCGGCGGCTGGTCCTGCGGGAAAACGAAGGGCTCGACGTCTGGCTTCCTCCAAGCCCGACGCCCCGAAGCTGGTCGGTCCGCCTTCCGGGGGCTCGTCCCCCATCGTTCCTCCTTGTCGACCGCGGGATCAGGCTGACAGAGCTCAGGGTCGACTCTTCCCACGTGGACAGCCTTCTGGTGCTCTCGGCCGGTTTCGAAGATGGCGACCGCTGCCTGATCAGCGTGGCCGGCCAGCCTATTGTCGAGCGTGGTAGCCGTGGCGTGAACGTCGTGGCTCTGGACGATCGGACCGGGCGCATCTTGTCCGTGCGCACCTTCGATACCCACCGCGACACGGCGCAGGCCAATGCGCTGGCCAATTTCCTCTTGGCGCTGCCCGAAGGCGCGATCGTGCTGGTGGCCATCCGGGACGAGGGGAGCACCTCGCTTACGGAGAGGGCTCGGCAAGCGCTCGAGATGTTCGGCAGCACCCTGATCCGCCGGGTAGGCTTTCGCGATGCCTGGGCGATGATCGGCCGAAAAGGCTCAACCCCCGGCACGGTCCCGGAAACGTGGGTACCCCGAGGAGGGGGCTCGGCCTTGCTCCAGACCCGCCTTTCCTTCCCCGCCGGCGGCGCGCCCCGCCTCCTGTGGACGGATACCCTGGCCCTCCCCAAGCACCTCGTGATCGCAGGGCTGGAGCACGCACGCGCACCCCATCGGATCGCAAGAGACGAGGCAGGTCATCTGCTGGACCCGCCTTCCGGCGCAGAGTGCGTGATCATTACGCCTGGTGCCTTTCGTCCGGCAGCCGAACGGCTCCGCCAGCGGCGACCGCTGCCCACAGCCATCGTGGATGTACAGGACATCTACGACGAATTCAGCTACGGCCTGAAGTCGCCGCAGGCAATCCGGGATTTCCTGGGCTACGCCTTCTGGAACTGGCCGAGCCCGCGGCCTCACCTGGTGCTCCTCCTCGGCGATGCCAGTTGGGACCCGAAAAGAATATCCGAAGGCGCCGTTTTCCGTGACCTCGTGCCCAGCTTCGGGAACCCGGTGTCCGACAGCCGACTCGTGTGCCTGGACGGTCCTGGCGACGTGGTGCCGGACCTTCCCATCGGTCGCATTCCTGCTAACACACTCCAGGAGGCCGAGGCCGTGATCGACAAGCTCCTGGAATACGAGAACCAGCGACCGGGACGCTGGGTCAAGCGCGCTCTTTTCATCGCCGGCGGGGTGGATGCCTTCGAACAGGAGCTCTTCGCGCGCCAGAGCAAGAGCGTGGCGAGCAACTTCTTCGAGCCGCCGCCTGCAGCCATGGAATGGGGCCTAATCCAGAAAACAACCGCTGGCTACGTGGACGGCGAACGCCGGGAGGACATCCTTCGCGGCATCGATCGGGGTGTGCTATGGGTCAACTTCATCGGCCACGCCGGGAGCTACACCTGGGACCTGATGTTCCACAACCGGGACGTTGACGCCCTGCACAACGCCCCGTACTATCCGTTCGTCACTAGCATGACCTGCCACACGGCCCGTTTCGCCAGTCCGTACCAGCAATGTCTCGGGGAACGCTTTCTCGTCACTCCCCGCAGGGGCGCCATCGCCTTCTTCGGAACGTCGGGCTGGGGATTTGCCTACCAGGACGAGATCCTGCTGCGTCAGTTGGCCTCGGTCGTTCTCCGGGATACCGTGCGCACCGTCGGCGAGGCCGTGTGGTTGGCCAAGCTCCGTTACTGGGCAAGTACCTCCAATCGAGCCGTCGATCAGGTGGTGCTGGACCAGTACACGCTTCTGGGCGACCCGGCACTACGTCTGGCGCTGCCGGAGGAACCCGATCTGGCCATCGCCCCCGAGGATCTGCGGATCCTCCCAGCCGAGCCGGTAGCCACAGACACGGTGGCGCGCGTGCAACTCGTGGTCTGGAACTACGGCCTGGCCCTGTCGGAGACCTGCGATGTCCAGATAGGTTTTCGCGGCGGGACGGGAATCGAGATGGCGCCAGTACGCCTTCCGATCTTTGCCCTGGGCCGTGTCGACTCCCTGAGTTGCTCTTGCCGGCTTCCCCGAACGCCCGGGATCTACCTGCTGACCGCCACCCTCGATCCCGAGCAGAAGACCCGTGACGCCCGCCGGGACAATAACACCGCAGCGATCCAGGTCCGGGTCTCCGCACCAGGACCTGAAATCCTGTGGCCAAGACCGTGGGGGGAGCTACCTGCGGACCAGCCTCTGAAGATCTACGTGAAACCGCCGCCAAGCACCGGCGGGGTGATCCTCCTGCACGCCGAGATCGACTCCACCCCCACGTTCCAGAGCGTGCTGCGTGAGGCCCGCCCACTGGGGCCCGACAGCGAGTCGCTGGCCATCTTTGACTTTGGGCGCGTACGGGCGGGCCTGTACTATTGCCGAGTCCGAGCCTACGTCGGAGCAGAGCCCACCGGCGAGGCCGTCTTTCCTTTCCGCACCGTAGAAGGCCTCGAGGGTGCGGGATGGGCCCAGCAGGGGATCGAGCTCGGCTCCACCGAAGGCTCCGGCTTCCGCGCCTCCGAGGAGGGGATCCGCCTGGCCTCTCGGCATTCCAAAGTCAGGCTGGAGTCGGCCGGCATCGACGACGGCGATTTCGCCCGCGCGGAGATCGAGGGGCTCCCTCCGATGGATGGCCGACCTGGAATCAATGTGGTCCTGATGGGTCCCACAGGCAAGATCCAGGTGGCGGCTTTCAACCCGGAGGCTTCGCCGGCGGCAGCCGACAGCCTCGCGGCGCTTCTCGAGGCCATTCCGGCGGGCCACTACGTGGCGATGGCCATCCGGCGGAACGGATCCACAGGGCTGACGGAGAGGCTCCTACGGGCGATGGAATCCCTCGGGAGCCGCTACGGCCGGAACCTTGGCTACGGCGACAGCTGGGCCTTTCTGGCCAGAGCTGGCTCTCCGTGGACACGCGAGGTCTGGAAACGACGGGGCGAGGGAACCGCGACCCTCGTGGACAGCCTCCTCATATTCGCGGAGAAAGCGGAGGTCGTGGGGCCTTGGCTGGGACCTTCGGACCGTTGGCAAGAGCTCAGGGCTTCGGTCGCAGGCGAAGCCGGTAAGGTCTATCTGGCGCTCATGGGAAGACCATCGCCTACCTCACCGGAAACAACGCTGGTCTCCGTGGAGCTCCAGGCTCCGACCCCCGATTTCCGCCTGCCCCTCGGCGCGATCGACGTTCGTTACCTGCGGCCGGTCGTGACCATCACCTGGCCTGATACGGGCTGCAGCCTGGCCAGATGGGGGGTACGCTTCTCTCAGCCCGGCGAGCTTGTCTCGACCCCCCTTGAGGTAAAACCGGACGTCCCCTTTGTGGGAAGCCGGATCGACTTCTCCGCTTTCGTTCGCAATCTTGGTCCCGGAAGTACGGCCGCCTGTTCGGTGGCGTGGCAGTGGCAGGACGCAACCGGGGAGTGGCATCGTGCCGACCTTCCCGGTCGCGTGCCAGCGCTTTCTCCCGGAGGCGTCTATGAACTCCGCTGGCAATGGCAAGCGCGCCTGGAACCGGGGGCGTACAAGATTCGCCTCCTCCTGGATCCGGAGGACCAGGTAGCCGAGCTGAGCGAGTGGAACAATCTCACAATCCATCACCTCACGCTGCGCCCCGATTCGGCGGGGCCCCGGATTGCCATTCTGGCGGACGGAAGGCCGCTTGTCGACGGCGACTATGTGCCTGCGGAGACCCGCCTCGAGATCCACGTCGAGGATATCGGCCCCTACAGCGCCGAGGACAGCTCTCGGCTACGCGTGGCTCTGGACGGGGTCGAACTTAGAGAACTGGTGGGAGGGCAGCTGACGGTGGGACCCAGTCCCGACGGGGAGCTCGTGGCCAGCTTCCCTCTGCGGCTGGAACCGGGATCCCACCTGCTCGAGGTCAAGGCCTGGGACGTGTCCGGAAACTGCAGCGACCTTGCCATCTCCTTGCGCGTGGCCACCGAGCTGATTGTAGACCGCGTGATGAACTACCCCAATCCGTTTGCGAATCAAACGCTCTTTACCTACTTTCTTAGCACCCCAGCCGATCGGGTCACGATCCGGGTCTTCACGCTGGCCGGGCGCGAGGTCTGGAGCACGGATGCAGCACCTGCGCTGGCCGGCTTCAACGCCGTGAGCTGGGATGGGTGTGACGCCGACGGCGCCCCCCTGGCGAACGGGGTATATCTCTATCTGGTAGAGGCGCAAGCAGGATCCGAAAGCGCACGCGTGCTGTCCAAGTTGGCTATCCTGCGCTGA